A window of the Mus pahari chromosome 1, PAHARI_EIJ_v1.1, whole genome shotgun sequence genome harbors these coding sequences:
- the Aldh1a3 gene encoding aldehyde dehydrogenase family 1 member A3, whose product MATTNGAVENGQPDGKPPALPRPIRNLEVKFTKIFINNDWHESKSGRKFATYNPSTLEKICEVEEGDKPDVDKAVEAAQAAFQRGSPWRRLDALSRGQLLHQLADLVERDRAILATLETMDTGKPFLHAFFVDLEGCIKTFRYFAGWADKIQGRTIPTDDNVVCFTRHEPIGVCGAITPWNFPLLMLAWKLAPALCCGNTVVLKPAEQTPLTALYLASLIKEVGFPPGVVNIVPGFGPTVGAAISSHPQINKIAFTGSTEVGKLVREAASRSNLKRVTLELGGKNPCIVCADADLDLAVECAHQGVFFNQGQCCTAASRVFVEEQVYGEFVRRSVEFAKKRPVGDPFDAKTEQGPQIDQKQFDKILELIESGKKEGAKLECGGSAMEDRGLFIKPTVFSDVTDNMRIAKEEIFGPVQPILKFKNLEEVIKRANSTDYGLTAAVFTKNLDKALKLAAALESGTVWINCYNAFYAQAPFGGFKMSGNGRELGEYALAEYTEVKTVTIKLEEKNP is encoded by the exons ATGGCCACTACCAACGGGGCTGTGGAAAACGGACAGCCGGATGGGAAACCGCCTGCCTTGCCGCGCCCCATCCGCAACTTGGAGGTCAAGTTCACCAAG ATATTTATCAACAACGACTGGCACGAATCCAAGAGTGGAAGAAAGTTTGCCACATATAACCCTTCAACACTAGAGAAAATATGTGAGGTGGAAGAAGGAGATAAG CCCGATGTGGACAAGGCTGTGGAGGCCGCGCAAGCTGCCTTCCAGCGGGGATCCCCGTGGCGCCGGCTGGATGCCCTGAGCAGAGGCCAGTTGCTGCACCAGCTGGCTGACCTTGTAGAAAGGGACCGTGCAATCCTGGCT ACTCTGGAGACCATGGACACCGGCAAGCCATTCCTTCATGCCTTTTTCGTCGACCTGGAGGGCTGTATTAAGACCTTCAGATATTTTGCTGGGTGGGCAGACAAAATCCAGGGCAGAACCATCCCCACAG ATGACAACGTTGTGTGCTTCACCAGGCATGAGCCCATCGGGGTGTGTGGGGCCATCACACCA TGGAACTTCCCCCTGTTGATGCTGGCCTGGAAACTGGCTCCTGCCCTGTGCTGTGGGAACACCGTGGTCCTGAAGCCTGCGGAGCAGACCCCTCTCACCGCTCTGTACCTAGCCTCTCTCATCAAAGAG GTCGGGTTCCCTCCAGGTGTGGTGAACATTGTGCCAGGCTTTGGGCCCACTGTGGGAGCAGCAATTTCCTCCCATCCGCAGATCAACAAGATAGCCTTCACCGGCTCCACAGAG GTTGGAAAGCTGGTCAGAGAAGCCGCCTCCCGGAGCAACCTGAAGAGGGTCACACTGGAGCTAGGAGGCAAGAACCCGTGCATCGTGTGTGCCGACGCTGACT TGGACTTGGCCGTGGAGTGTGCTCACCAGGGAGTGTTCTTCAACCAAGGCCAGTGCTGCACAGCGGCCTCCAGGGTGTTTGTGGAAGAGCAGGTCTACGGGGAGTTTGTGAGAAGGAGTGTGGAGTTCGCCAAGAAGAGGCCGGTTGGAGACCCCTTCGATGCCAAAACGGAGCAGGGGCCTCAG ATCGACCAAAAGCAGTTTGACAAAATCCTCGAGCTGATCGAGAGCGGGAAGAAGGAAGGGGCCAAGCTAGAATGTGGGGGGTCGGCCATGGAGGACAGAGGCTTGTTCATCAAACCCACGGTCTTCTCAGACGTTACGGACAACATGAGGATCGCCAAAGAGGAG ATTTTCGGACCAGTGCAGCCGATACTGAAGTTCAAAAACCTGGAGGAGGTGATCAAAAGAGCAAATAGCACTGACTATGGGCTCACAGCAGCAGTGTTCACCAAAAACCTGGACAAAGCCCTGAAGCTGGCTGCCGCGCTCGAGTCGGGGACAGTCTG